A stretch of the Vigna radiata var. radiata cultivar VC1973A chromosome 9, Vradiata_ver6, whole genome shotgun sequence genome encodes the following:
- the LOC106773394 gene encoding cytochrome P450 CYP82D47-like, whose protein sequence is MCRYCDYTIPMDSASYVPTFAGILALLIAYKVFRFIRSPKQRKGTKVPEPHGALPLIGHLYLLNGRIPYFRTFSAMAEKYGPVFCVKLGCHPTIVVNNREIAKECLTTNDRVFASRPNTCAGRLMGYNNAIFALAPYGNYWREIRKMAVLEILSSHRLEKLKHVRDSETLSLVKDLYSSMTVSSAKNVKGSTEVAISDLLEHMTFNIIVRMIAGKRFGGDTSNEEDNEAWKLRKAIKDATYLSGVFVVADAIPSLSWFDFQGHLSFMKRTAMKLDSILERWLQEHVKMRGEKKNGGCEKDFMDVMLSSFQEENICGYKRDIVIKATSLILVLTGSESTAITLTWALSLLVNHPKILKAALQELDTHVGKERWVEESDIKKLKYLDAIIKETLRLYPPAPLTGIREAMEDCSLVGYDVPKGTRLLINLWNLQRDPEVWPNPNEFEPERFLTTHRDIDFMSQDFELIPFSFGRRSCPGMSFGLQVTHLTLARLLQGFHIFTKDGAHVDMTEGLGVALPKQQQLRLILQPRLPLELYENL, encoded by the exons ATGTGCAGATACTGTGACTATACAATTCCTATGGATTCTGCTTCCTACGTTCCAACTTTCGCAGGAATCTTAGCTTTGCTAATTGCATACAAAGTGTTTAGGTTCATCAGATCTcctaaacaaagaaaaggaaccAAAGTACCCGAACCTCACGGTGCTTTACCTTTGATAGGGCACCTCTACCTTCTCAATGGTAGAATACCCTATTTCAGGACCTTCTCAGCCATGGCTGAGAAATATGGTCCAGTTTTCTGTGTCAAACTGGGTTGCCACCCCACCATAGTGGTGAACAACAGGGAAATTGCCAAAGAGTGCCTCACAACAAATGACAGAGTTTTTGCCTCAAGGCCAAACACTTGTGCGGGCAGACTCATGGGTTACAACAATGCAATCTTTGCCCTTGCCCCTTACGGAAATTACTGGCGTGAGATCAGAAAAATGGCTGTTCTAGAGATTTTGTCAAGCCACAGGCTTGAGAAGCTGAAGCATGTCAGAGACAGTGAAACACTGTCTCTTGTGAAGGACTTGTACTCATCAATGACAGTGTCCTCTGCAAAGAACGTGAAGGGCTCAACTGAAGTGGCTATAAGCGATCTGTTAGAGCACATGACCTTCAACATAATTGTGAGGATGATTGCTGGGAAGAGATTTGGAGGGGACACTTCCAACGAAGAAGATAATGAAGCATGGAAGCTGAGAAAGGCCATTAAAGATGCCACATATCTGTCTGGTGTTTTTGTTGTGGCTGATGCAATTCCATCACTCAGTTGGTTTGATTTCCAAGGACATTTAAGTTTCATGAAAAGAACAGCTATGAAACTAGACAGTATCCTTGAGAGATGGCTTCAAGAACATGTGAAAAtgagaggagagaagaagaatgGTGGATGTGAAAAGGACTTCATGGATGTGATGTTATCATCTtttcaagaagaaaatatttgtgGCTATAAACGGGACATAGTTATCAAAGCAACATCACTG ATCCTTGTCCTTACTGGCTCTGAAAGCACAGCGATAACCCTAACATGGGCACTGTCCTTGCTCGTAAACCATCCAAAGATTCTAAAGGCAGCCTTACAAGAGTTGGACACCCACGTAGGAAAAGAAAGATGGGTGGAAGAATCTGACATAAAAAAGCTCAAATATCTGGATGCCATTATCAAAGAGACCCTTCGTTTGTACCCGCCAGCACCCTTAACAGGAATCAGGGAGGCAATGGAAGATTGCTCTTTGGTAGGGTATGATGTCCCAAAGGGAACACGATTGCTTATTAATCTGTGGAACTTGCAAAGGGACCCAGAAGTATGGCCTAACCCTAATGAGTTTGAGCCAGAGAGGTTCCTCACCACTCACAGAGACATTGATTTTATGAGTCAGGACTTTGAGTTGATTCCATTTAGCTTTGGAAGAAGGTCGTGCCCTGGCATGTCCTTTGGCCTGCAAGTCACGCACTTGACCTTGGCTCGCTTGCTTCAAGGCTTTCATATTTTCACAAAGGATGGTGCTCACGTTGATATGACTGAAGGGTTAGGAGTCGCTTTGCCTAAGCAACAACAACTTCGACTTATTCTCCAACCTCGTCTTCCATTGGAGCTTTATGAAAACCTTTGA